The following coding sequences lie in one Aquabacterium olei genomic window:
- a CDS encoding oxepin-CoA hydrolase, alternative type — translation MTTELQTSRHGATLVLTLHGPANRNALSPQVYAAGIETLGMAEDNPDVAAVVLTGSGGHFCSGGDLARLGHNRDHDLPAQEAAIGAFHQWVEGLQSFPKPVIAAIEGRAAGGGVSLALACDLIVAAEDARFTMAYSQIGLSPDGGTSWQLARRVGRGRALAWLWDGGTHSAQDWAALGLVQRLAPSGTALSAALAWADELATLPAGAVASIKELVNEADSRPLHAHLQQEQAHFLRNLTQPAAGTAIAAFLQRRKG, via the coding sequence ATGACCACTGAACTGCAGACTTCGCGCCACGGCGCCACCCTCGTGCTGACCCTGCACGGACCGGCCAACCGCAATGCGCTGTCACCCCAGGTGTACGCCGCGGGCATCGAAACACTCGGCATGGCGGAAGACAACCCCGACGTCGCAGCCGTGGTGCTGACCGGCTCGGGTGGCCACTTCTGCAGTGGCGGCGACCTGGCGCGCCTGGGGCACAACCGCGACCACGATCTGCCCGCACAGGAAGCGGCCATCGGCGCCTTCCATCAATGGGTGGAGGGACTGCAGAGCTTCCCGAAACCGGTGATCGCGGCCATTGAGGGACGGGCTGCAGGCGGTGGCGTCTCCCTGGCGCTGGCGTGCGACCTGATCGTGGCGGCCGAGGACGCCCGGTTCACGATGGCCTACAGCCAGATCGGCCTGTCGCCCGACGGTGGCACCTCGTGGCAGCTTGCGCGCCGGGTGGGCCGCGGCCGGGCGCTGGCCTGGCTGTGGGACGGCGGCACGCACAGCGCGCAGGACTGGGCCGCGCTGGGGCTGGTCCAGCGGCTGGCTCCGTCGGGCACGGCGCTGTCGGCGGCGCTTGCGTGGGCAGACGAGCTGGCCACATTGCCGGCGGGTGCCGTGGCCAGCATCAAGGAACTGGTGAACGAGGCGGATTCGCGCCCCCTGCATGCCCATCTGCAACAGGAGCAGGCGCACTTTCTGCGCAACCTGACGCAGCCTGCGGCCGGCACGGCCATCGCGGCCTTTCTGCAGCGGCGCAAGGGCTGA
- a CDS encoding CsbD family protein: MNRDQIKGTAKDVAGKAQAEVGKAVGSHEQHAKGVARQVEGKTQKAYGDAKETVKKQLDR, translated from the coding sequence ATGAACCGCGATCAGATCAAGGGCACCGCCAAGGACGTCGCCGGCAAGGCACAGGCCGAAGTCGGCAAGGCCGTCGGCAGCCATGAACAGCACGCCAAGGGCGTGGCCCGTCAGGTCGAAGGCAAGACCCAGAAGGCCTATGGCGATGCCAAGGAAACAGTGAAGAAGCAGCTGGACCGCTGA
- a CDS encoding polyhydroxyalkanoate granule-associated phasin, which translates to MPSRRKDVTAVSLATRGHELAIAVPQVIGHRVVRMALAGPVLSARDHKEFSGMVAEKQVAFMQSWMAMWSHAMQAQQRLALSLWQACWPVPGGAHPGQTLLQAGEAWHRASLGVIDQGLAPVHRKATANARRLARTRLR; encoded by the coding sequence ATGCCCTCTCGCCGCAAAGACGTCACCGCAGTCAGCCTCGCGACGCGCGGACACGAACTCGCCATCGCCGTGCCCCAGGTTATCGGGCATCGGGTGGTCCGCATGGCCCTCGCGGGGCCGGTCCTGTCCGCCCGCGACCACAAGGAGTTCAGCGGCATGGTCGCCGAAAAGCAGGTGGCTTTCATGCAGTCCTGGATGGCGATGTGGAGCCACGCGATGCAGGCGCAGCAGCGCCTTGCGCTCTCTCTGTGGCAGGCCTGCTGGCCTGTGCCCGGCGGCGCCCATCCCGGCCAGACGCTGCTCCAGGCGGGCGAGGCCTGGCACCGGGCCTCGCTGGGCGTGATCGACCAGGGCCTGGCCCCCGTGCACCGCAAGGCCACGGCCAACGCGCGTCGGCTGGCGCGGACGCGCCTTCGCTGA
- a CDS encoding heavy-metal-associated domain-containing protein, which produces MSTQTHQITVSGMSCGHCVKAVTQAVQTLDPGARVQVDLPSGQVTVETVLERAQVLAAITEEGYEPQG; this is translated from the coding sequence ATGAGCACCCAGACCCACCAGATCACTGTCAGCGGCATGAGCTGCGGCCACTGCGTCAAGGCCGTGACCCAGGCTGTGCAGACGCTGGACCCGGGCGCGCGTGTCCAGGTCGACCTGCCATCCGGGCAGGTGACGGTGGAGACCGTGCTGGAGCGAGCGCAGGTGCTGGCCGCCATCACCGAAGAAGGGTACGAGCCGCAAGGCTGA
- a CDS encoding methyl-accepting chemotaxis protein has protein sequence MTTHLPPVTGREHDFPAEYKLVSTTDPQGRITHCNGAFLEVSGFGYDELMGQPHNVVRHPDMPPEAFKDMWSTIGRGRPWTGVVKNRCKSGDHYWVLANVTPVMEDGKPKGYMSVRIKPTREQVAKAEALYAQVAAERATGHHTVRIHAGAMRLVGWRDWPHRVHRLTLTQRVGLVILAVSLLPVLATTLGLPWFAQWLAALVPAALATWWFHGYVAQPLDRAGELAAHIAGCNLNGNVRFMRRHPLGQLLRRLWLINLNMQAIVEDVRSEVNAMKDGAREIASGSDDLSGRTEQQSAEVQKTASTMEQMTGVVSGTADAARQAADLGTRASTVAKRGGEAVGEIVQTMGHIESSSRRVAEINQVIEGIAFQTNILALNAAVEAARAGEQGRGFSVVAAEVRSLAHRSSEAAREIRSLIDASVSQVTDGAERVRVTQQVIRDMVDAVEQVSGLVAHVQQATTEQSQGIAALNGTVASFDASAQQNAALAEQTAAACQSLQRRAGTLERAVQVFRLGVSKDAPVVKPAGARSPGSQRVPA, from the coding sequence ATGACAACACATCTTCCGCCCGTGACCGGGCGCGAACACGATTTCCCGGCAGAGTACAAGCTGGTTTCGACCACGGATCCGCAAGGAAGAATCACGCACTGCAACGGTGCATTCCTGGAGGTCAGCGGTTTCGGCTACGACGAGTTGATGGGCCAGCCCCACAACGTCGTGCGTCACCCGGACATGCCACCGGAAGCCTTCAAGGACATGTGGAGCACCATTGGCCGAGGTCGTCCCTGGACCGGCGTGGTCAAGAACCGCTGCAAGAGCGGAGACCACTACTGGGTGCTGGCCAACGTCACCCCTGTCATGGAGGATGGCAAGCCCAAGGGTTACATGTCCGTGCGGATCAAGCCGACGCGGGAGCAGGTGGCCAAGGCCGAGGCGCTGTACGCCCAGGTGGCCGCCGAGCGTGCCACCGGGCACCACACCGTGCGCATCCATGCCGGCGCCATGCGCCTGGTGGGTTGGCGCGACTGGCCCCACCGCGTGCACCGTCTCACGCTCACCCAGCGCGTGGGCCTGGTCATCCTGGCGGTCTCGCTGCTACCCGTCCTGGCAACGACGCTGGGCCTGCCCTGGTTCGCGCAGTGGCTTGCCGCACTGGTGCCGGCCGCGCTGGCCACGTGGTGGTTCCACGGCTACGTCGCCCAGCCGCTCGACCGCGCGGGCGAACTGGCTGCCCACATTGCCGGCTGCAACCTCAATGGCAACGTGCGCTTCATGCGTCGGCATCCATTGGGGCAGTTGTTGCGGCGACTCTGGCTCATCAACCTCAACATGCAGGCCATCGTCGAAGACGTGCGCAGCGAGGTCAACGCGATGAAAGACGGCGCGCGTGAAATCGCCTCGGGCAGCGACGACCTGTCCGGCCGGACCGAGCAGCAGTCGGCAGAGGTGCAGAAAACCGCTTCCACCATGGAACAGATGACCGGTGTCGTCAGCGGCACGGCCGATGCCGCCCGTCAGGCCGCCGATCTCGGCACGCGCGCTAGCACGGTGGCCAAACGGGGTGGCGAGGCGGTGGGCGAGATCGTCCAGACCATGGGCCACATCGAATCCTCTTCGCGGCGCGTGGCCGAGATCAACCAGGTCATCGAGGGCATCGCCTTCCAGACCAACATCCTGGCGCTGAACGCCGCGGTCGAGGCTGCCCGTGCCGGCGAGCAAGGCCGGGGCTTCAGCGTGGTGGCCGCCGAGGTGCGGTCGCTGGCCCACCGGTCGAGCGAGGCCGCTCGAGAAATCCGTTCATTGATCGATGCGTCCGTGAGCCAGGTGACCGACGGTGCCGAGCGCGTGCGTGTGACCCAGCAGGTGATCCGCGACATGGTGGACGCCGTGGAGCAGGTCAGCGGTCTGGTGGCCCACGTCCAGCAGGCGACGACCGAGCAGTCGCAGGGCATTGCGGCGCTCAACGGCACCGTTGCCAGCTTCGATGCATCGGCCCAGCAGAATGCCGCGCTCGCGGAACAGACCGCGGCGGCGTGTCAGTCGTTGCAGCGTCGTGCCGGCACGCTGGAGCGCGCGGTGCAGGTCTTCCGCCTCGGCGTGTCCAAGGATGCGCCGGTGGTCAAGCCGGCCGGTGCCCGCTCGCCCGGGTCCCAGCGCGTGCCCGCCTGA
- a CDS encoding type IV pilus assembly protein FimV translates to MIHCNKVSAAVLAGVALGFVPVASHGLGFGRPVSRAILGERLQMQVPIRLEAGEDLAQDCLASDVYVGEDKLPRGAVSLAVERAVGASEATLRLQTQGALNEPVVTVYLIAGCQARVTRKFVLFVDPPSLAAAETAPLTATAPSDNPAPADAGGAAAPSTRRPASSTAARTAARAPATRAAASPASEAGGMASPGAGGLSTSMGAAAKAPKAAKADPGSRLLLDPIEQDALVLPELRPTATLGTAALDDSPASKERRAAAAALWQALNATPEQLARDRQRLAELEQRLVALQAESDKAKAALARPAPVSEATPAWWVAVLGALVLVLLPLVLWLGWRLWRAHRAAASSDWMASAANSEPRDTGVDDDLSRTSVDFVRRPEGVHAPEVDTFQGELAHPAPSVQPDWSVPAPAPFTPAPVFQAPAPSVTLEPPPAPAVASMASPVQREALREVSVEELIDLEQQAEFFVVLGQDDAAIDLLEGHVQSTTGGSPLPYLKLLEIYQRLGQRADYERVQADFNARFNGYAPAWEADLQQGHSLADYPGVIERLQGLWSTPARAMDVLEKSLTRPDHDAETFDLPAYRELLFLYAVARDLSERESRDRQAVDLLLPEMGGAQPASQLTVPGESDEVAPLMATRPIKAQPGARPSISLDLHLEDLASPDPDPAASEVRVTDPLPGAPRTLDPLPFHVDDSDTPQHIGKV, encoded by the coding sequence ATGATTCATTGCAACAAGGTGTCGGCCGCGGTTCTCGCTGGAGTGGCACTGGGTTTCGTGCCGGTTGCGTCTCACGGCTTGGGCTTCGGTCGCCCCGTCAGCCGCGCCATCCTCGGCGAACGCCTGCAGATGCAGGTTCCCATCCGCCTTGAAGCCGGCGAAGACCTTGCCCAGGATTGCCTTGCCAGCGACGTCTACGTTGGCGAAGACAAACTGCCTCGCGGCGCGGTGTCCCTTGCAGTGGAACGCGCAGTCGGGGCCTCCGAGGCCACCTTGCGCCTGCAGACGCAAGGCGCGCTGAACGAGCCGGTGGTGACGGTCTATCTGATTGCAGGCTGTCAAGCACGCGTCACCCGCAAGTTCGTGCTCTTCGTCGACCCGCCCTCGCTGGCGGCGGCCGAGACCGCTCCGCTCACTGCCACCGCCCCCTCGGACAACCCTGCCCCTGCGGATGCGGGGGGCGCTGCTGCCCCGTCCACCCGTCGCCCGGCATCGAGCACCGCCGCCCGCACGGCTGCTCGCGCGCCTGCGACGCGTGCGGCCGCTTCGCCCGCCAGTGAGGCGGGGGGCATGGCCTCCCCCGGTGCTGGCGGCCTGTCCACCTCGATGGGGGCAGCAGCAAAGGCTCCGAAGGCGGCGAAGGCCGATCCGGGCAGCCGACTGCTGCTCGATCCGATCGAGCAGGATGCACTGGTCCTGCCTGAACTGCGCCCCACCGCCACATTGGGCACGGCTGCCCTCGACGATTCGCCCGCCTCCAAGGAGCGTCGGGCGGCCGCTGCCGCGCTGTGGCAGGCGTTGAACGCCACCCCCGAGCAACTCGCCCGTGACCGCCAGCGCCTGGCCGAACTCGAGCAGCGGCTGGTGGCCCTGCAGGCCGAAAGCGACAAGGCCAAGGCTGCGCTGGCCCGCCCCGCCCCCGTGAGCGAGGCGACCCCCGCTTGGTGGGTCGCTGTCCTCGGGGCGCTCGTGCTGGTCCTGCTGCCGTTGGTGCTGTGGCTGGGGTGGCGGCTGTGGCGTGCCCATCGCGCAGCCGCGTCGTCCGACTGGATGGCGTCTGCCGCGAACAGCGAACCGCGCGACACCGGTGTGGACGACGACCTGAGCCGCACCTCGGTCGACTTCGTGCGCCGTCCCGAGGGTGTCCACGCGCCTGAAGTCGACACCTTCCAGGGCGAGCTTGCGCACCCGGCACCCTCGGTCCAACCTGACTGGAGCGTGCCTGCACCGGCTCCGTTCACGCCCGCTCCGGTGTTCCAGGCGCCCGCGCCGAGCGTCACGCTGGAGCCACCGCCTGCCCCGGCTGTCGCGTCGATGGCCTCACCGGTGCAGCGCGAGGCCCTGCGCGAGGTGTCCGTCGAAGAACTGATCGACCTGGAACAGCAGGCCGAGTTCTTCGTGGTGCTGGGTCAGGACGATGCGGCCATCGACCTCCTCGAAGGGCACGTCCAGAGCACCACCGGGGGCAGCCCGCTGCCTTACCTCAAGCTGCTCGAGATCTACCAGCGCCTGGGCCAGCGTGCCGATTACGAGCGCGTGCAGGCCGATTTCAACGCCCGGTTCAATGGCTATGCGCCCGCCTGGGAAGCCGACCTGCAACAGGGTCACAGCCTGGCCGATTACCCTGGGGTGATCGAGCGCCTGCAGGGTCTGTGGTCCACACCGGCGCGGGCCATGGACGTGCTCGAGAAATCGCTGACCCGGCCGGATCACGACGCCGAGACCTTCGACCTGCCGGCCTACCGCGAACTGCTGTTCCTGTACGCCGTGGCGCGCGATCTGTCCGAGCGTGAATCGCGGGATCGCCAGGCCGTGGACCTGTTGCTGCCCGAGATGGGCGGTGCGCAGCCCGCATCGCAGCTGACCGTGCCCGGTGAATCCGATGAAGTGGCCCCGTTGATGGCCACCCGGCCCATCAAGGCGCAGCCGGGTGCCCGTCCCAGCATCAGCCTCGACCTGCATCTGGAAGACCTGGCCTCGCCGGATCCCGACCCGGCGGCATCCGAGGTGCGCGTCACCGACCCTCTGCCGGGTGCGCCCCGCACGCTCGACCCGCTGCCGTTCCACGTGGACGACAGCGACACGCCGCAGCACATCGGCAAAGTGTGA
- a CDS encoding PEP-CTERM sorting domain-containing protein: MPSPVKTLLPLLAMLLGAPAMAQLAVTSGFDSGASTVGPQAAASQASFLGTTGGRVMLDFEGGMPAGLAIQGGRVTDDSGCRAALCGFNTTEAGSQFLLAPGKKGTITFTFGEGVSYFGAYFSGLQLATGTLTFQDGARQEISLPYGDMSLGGMAFVGFHNPGKLIDSVSFYTGNDIIAIDDVVYGRGPVAAVPEAGTLATMGLGLLAIAGVRRARAGTRASGHRPA, translated from the coding sequence ATGCCAAGCCCTGTGAAGACCCTGCTCCCCCTGCTCGCGATGCTGCTGGGTGCGCCCGCCATGGCCCAGCTCGCCGTGACGTCGGGGTTCGACAGCGGAGCGAGCACGGTGGGCCCGCAGGCGGCAGCCAGTCAGGCGTCCTTCCTGGGTACGACCGGCGGCCGCGTGATGCTCGATTTCGAAGGCGGCATGCCGGCCGGGCTGGCCATCCAGGGGGGCCGGGTGACGGACGATTCAGGCTGTCGGGCGGCACTCTGCGGCTTCAACACCACCGAGGCGGGCAGTCAGTTCCTGCTTGCGCCGGGCAAGAAAGGCACCATCACCTTCACGTTCGGTGAGGGGGTCAGCTACTTCGGCGCGTATTTCTCGGGCCTGCAGCTGGCCACCGGCACCCTCACCTTCCAGGATGGCGCGCGCCAGGAGATCAGCCTGCCCTACGGCGACATGTCGCTGGGGGGCATGGCCTTTGTGGGCTTCCACAACCCGGGCAAGCTCATCGACTCGGTCAGCTTCTACACCGGCAACGACATCATTGCCATCGACGACGTGGTGTACGGCCGCGGGCCCGTCGCCGCCGTGCCCGAAGCCGGCACGCTGGCCACGATGGGCCTGGGGCTCCTGGCGATCGCCGGCGTCAGGCGGGCACGCGCTGGGACCCGGGCGAGCGGGCACCGGCCGGCTTGA